A window of the Cellvibrio sp. pealriver genome harbors these coding sequences:
- a CDS encoding response regulator has protein sequence MIDKLHPTDNQEFKTVSLLIIDDDDIDATALRRALHKLKLLNPLYRAKDGLEALEILRNGEIPSPYIILLDINMPRMNGLEFLEVLRSDPELTTAVVFVLTTSKSDEDIIAAYREHVAGYLLKQRMDSDFMQVVSLLDHYWRVIELPVKTQ, from the coding sequence ATGATTGATAAACTTCATCCGACTGACAATCAGGAATTCAAAACCGTCAGCCTGCTGATTATCGACGACGACGATATAGACGCAACGGCGCTGCGCAGGGCCTTACATAAACTCAAGTTACTCAACCCGCTGTATCGCGCAAAAGACGGCCTTGAAGCGCTTGAAATATTGCGTAATGGTGAAATACCCAGCCCTTATATTATTTTGTTAGACATCAATATGCCGCGCATGAATGGGCTGGAGTTTTTAGAGGTCTTGCGCTCGGATCCGGAACTGACAACGGCCGTGGTATTTGTCCTGACCACCTCAAAATCAGACGAAGACATTATTGCGGCCTATCGCGAACACGTGGCCGGTTACTTGCTAAAACAACGGATGGACAGTGATTTTATGCAGGTAGTCAGTTTGCTTGACCACTACTGGCGAGTCATTGAGTTACCGGTTAAAACGCAATAA
- a CDS encoding ATP-binding protein — MHSIVINGADNTSAGKAHHWPLFLIAILLLSTGGCVLLSWHAPHLLASIYPYTTLMAYNTALAFIACGLGLIAVVKMESILLSMCSFTLFIIATLTLLDLTTGIELNTTDWFVILLNEPPVRSQPISPSTSSVLLLASLALLFSRYTQGNYTLITTLLCVTMIFIILSAIIGQGFGIFPTFVWLGIKMAPHTAVGLLAFSGAILRLRYRAAIDAFNRLSVFSRLATGFIFMSLLFIGIGSVGLLQINKVAAISQKLYDEPVQTNNAVLQIRTYVGRLNRTMKDIAVNPALAQEHNIPQLLEYTQKNLDQNLAIIQRDPIHNIDTDQIAHQFKQWRLIVLESYTQLQAGNIESYRQTAVTLSQEKTFAIEALCDAILLKAQEQMLQLNAEAINTKNHAGNLMVVVICGFLLMGILVSGLITRSLNWQLEKIRRTMLALADGNAQAVIPFHDHPHEIGEMAQTLKVFAHNIDERNKAMRLIEQHQQELERSNNRLAQTNKELETFAYVASHDLKSPLRGISQLSSWIDEDLEAKEFNEVEKHTRMLRNRIHRMEKLLDDLLVFYRAGKTDGAITTIDVAHIAKELFEIQNTKPGLRLELGDELPVFETLGTPFEQILRNLFSNAIKHHDRDDGIIRIEAQRISADFYEFSVRDDGPGIPEKFQARVFGMFQTLKSRDEQEGSGMGLALIKKIVETYGGSIRVFSNGRGCQFTFSWPAHITKRKQSHD; from the coding sequence ATGCACAGTATTGTTATCAATGGCGCTGATAATACCAGCGCAGGCAAAGCCCACCATTGGCCGCTTTTTTTAATTGCAATACTCCTGTTGTCAACAGGCGGTTGTGTGCTGCTCAGCTGGCATGCGCCGCACTTGCTCGCCAGTATCTACCCTTATACAACACTGATGGCTTACAACACCGCACTGGCATTTATTGCCTGTGGTTTGGGGTTGATCGCGGTTGTGAAAATGGAATCGATATTACTGTCGATGTGCAGTTTTACATTATTCATCATCGCCACGTTGACACTGCTGGATTTAACAACAGGTATTGAGCTCAACACCACTGACTGGTTTGTGATACTGCTCAATGAGCCACCTGTGCGCAGCCAACCTATTTCACCCTCTACCAGTTCGGTATTACTACTCGCAAGCCTAGCCTTATTGTTTTCACGTTATACACAAGGTAATTACACGCTCATCACCACACTGCTATGCGTGACGATGATCTTTATTATTTTGTCCGCAATCATTGGCCAGGGTTTTGGCATATTCCCTACTTTTGTGTGGCTGGGGATTAAAATGGCACCGCACACAGCGGTCGGTCTGCTCGCATTTTCCGGCGCGATTTTACGCTTGCGTTATCGCGCGGCTATTGATGCATTTAATCGCCTGAGTGTGTTTAGCCGTTTGGCGACCGGCTTTATTTTTATGAGCTTGTTATTCATCGGTATTGGTTCCGTCGGCCTTCTGCAAATTAATAAAGTGGCCGCTATTTCACAAAAACTCTACGATGAACCCGTACAGACCAATAATGCCGTTCTGCAGATCCGCACCTATGTCGGCAGGCTTAATCGTACGATGAAAGACATTGCGGTTAATCCCGCGCTCGCACAAGAACACAACATTCCTCAACTGCTCGAATACACCCAAAAAAATCTTGATCAAAATCTGGCAATCATCCAGCGCGATCCTATCCATAACATCGACACCGACCAAATAGCTCATCAATTCAAACAATGGCGTCTTATCGTATTGGAAAGTTACACCCAACTGCAGGCAGGCAACATCGAAAGTTACCGCCAAACAGCAGTGACACTCAGCCAGGAAAAAACCTTTGCGATAGAAGCACTTTGCGATGCCATTCTCCTGAAAGCGCAAGAACAAATGCTACAGCTTAATGCAGAGGCGATTAACACTAAAAATCATGCTGGCAATTTAATGGTTGTCGTAATTTGTGGATTTCTGCTGATGGGTATTTTGGTTTCAGGCCTCATTACCCGTAGCCTGAATTGGCAGCTGGAGAAAATCCGCCGCACTATGTTGGCACTGGCTGATGGCAATGCCCAAGCGGTTATCCCGTTCCATGATCATCCACATGAAATCGGTGAAATGGCGCAAACACTCAAGGTGTTTGCGCACAATATTGATGAGCGCAATAAAGCCATGCGCCTAATAGAACAGCATCAACAAGAACTGGAAAGATCAAACAACCGACTTGCACAAACCAACAAAGAACTGGAAACCTTTGCCTATGTTGCCTCGCATGATTTGAAATCCCCTTTGCGCGGTATTTCACAGCTGTCCAGCTGGATTGATGAAGATTTGGAAGCAAAAGAATTTAACGAGGTAGAAAAACACACACGCATGTTGCGCAACCGCATCCATAGAATGGAGAAACTATTGGATGACCTGTTGGTATTTTACCGCGCGGGTAAAACCGACGGCGCTATCACCACCATTGATGTCGCACATATTGCGAAAGAATTATTTGAAATCCAAAACACCAAACCGGGATTGCGACTGGAGCTGGGAGATGAATTACCCGTGTTTGAAACTCTGGGCACACCCTTTGAACAAATTCTCCGTAATTTATTTTCCAATGCCATAAAACATCATGACCGCGATGACGGCATTATTCGCATTGAAGCACAACGTATTTCTGCCGACTTCTATGAGTTCAGCGTAAGGGATGACGGCCCCGGAATACCCGAAAAATTTCAGGCGCGGGTATTTGGTATGTTCCAAACCCTGAAGTCGCGCGATGAACAGGAAGGCAGTGGTATGGGGCTCGCGCTGATCAAAAAAATTGTGGAAACCTATGGTGGCAGCATCCGTGTCTTCTCCAACGGCAGAGGCTGCCAATTCACCTTTTCCTGGCCAGCACATATAACGAAAAGGAAGCAAAGTCATGATTGA
- a CDS encoding bifunctional diguanylate cyclase/phosphodiesterase has product MKLLLIDDNELDRQAIIRTFKKTEWDITIAQAGSANEGLAQFDSNDFDAVLLDYRLPDIDGMEVLHLLNKHPHHHAAIIILTGASADDDLEREFIEAGAQDVLFKSEIAHKHLTRAITHARARHVLERQLQESHQRLRALAENDSLTGLANRYYFDESLRSAIQRAKRHNEQLALLFLDLDNFKFINDGLGHVIGDLVLKEVANRLLHVVRAGDIVCRLGGDEFAILAHNFDSQEAISQLAQRILDDLRRPVLVGTNENTISSSIGIATYPDAGETASDLLKAADMAMYRAKQDGRNNFQFFSSSMQAQMQERLRLEKELRALIPTNHFVLFYQPIVDAQTFEICGAEGLIRWDHPQRGILPPIEFIGLAEEIGLIGEIDSRSRFNACQQLADWRKQGLVDDTFNMKFNVCAQLLTDPDLYQGIIDDLERTGLPGSSVSLEITESILIENLQSTAQRLKQIRDYGVDIAVDDFGTGYSSMAYLKELPASTLKIDRKFVQGVPDNAADCRILRAMIVFAKSLDLTIVVEGVETREQARICRDYGADLLQGYLFSKPLSPAAFEQLLRSHSAQEWTNRMSTLGVMTG; this is encoded by the coding sequence ATGAAGTTATTACTGATCGATGATAACGAACTGGATCGTCAGGCGATCATCCGCACATTTAAGAAAACCGAGTGGGATATCACTATTGCCCAAGCGGGTTCTGCCAACGAAGGGCTCGCCCAGTTTGATAGCAATGACTTCGATGCAGTGCTGCTTGACTATCGCCTGCCTGACATCGACGGAATGGAAGTATTGCACCTATTGAATAAACACCCTCATCATCATGCGGCGATTATCATCCTCACCGGTGCCAGCGCCGACGATGACCTCGAACGTGAATTTATTGAAGCAGGCGCACAAGATGTTTTGTTTAAATCTGAAATTGCCCACAAGCATTTGACTCGCGCTATCACCCATGCGCGCGCCCGTCATGTTTTGGAGCGACAACTGCAAGAAAGTCATCAACGTTTACGTGCACTGGCCGAAAACGATTCGCTCACCGGGCTCGCCAACCGCTACTACTTTGATGAAAGCTTGCGCTCGGCGATCCAGCGCGCCAAGCGCCACAATGAACAGCTCGCATTATTATTTTTGGATCTCGATAATTTTAAATTTATTAATGACGGCTTGGGCCATGTGATTGGCGATTTGGTATTAAAAGAAGTTGCCAATCGTTTACTGCATGTCGTCCGTGCGGGCGATATCGTGTGCCGCTTGGGTGGTGATGAATTTGCCATACTCGCCCACAATTTTGATTCACAGGAGGCCATAAGCCAGTTGGCGCAGCGCATCCTCGATGATTTGCGGCGACCGGTTTTGGTAGGCACCAATGAAAATACCATCTCCAGTAGTATTGGTATTGCCACTTATCCTGATGCGGGCGAAACCGCCAGTGATCTGCTCAAAGCAGCAGACATGGCGATGTATCGTGCAAAACAGGATGGGCGCAATAATTTCCAGTTTTTTTCATCCTCTATGCAAGCGCAAATGCAAGAGCGGTTGCGTCTTGAAAAAGAATTACGCGCACTGATTCCCACCAATCATTTTGTCTTGTTTTATCAACCGATTGTCGATGCACAAACCTTTGAAATCTGTGGCGCAGAAGGATTGATTCGCTGGGATCACCCACAGCGTGGAATTTTGCCCCCCATTGAATTTATCGGGCTTGCTGAAGAAATCGGATTAATCGGTGAAATTGATTCGCGCAGCCGTTTTAATGCTTGCCAACAATTAGCTGACTGGCGCAAACAAGGATTGGTTGACGATACATTCAACATGAAATTTAATGTGTGCGCTCAGTTGCTGACTGATCCGGATCTTTATCAAGGGATAATTGATGACCTTGAGCGAACCGGTTTGCCTGGGAGCAGCGTCAGTCTGGAAATTACCGAGTCCATCCTGATTGAAAATTTACAAAGCACAGCACAGCGCCTGAAACAAATCCGGGATTACGGAGTGGATATTGCGGTAGATGATTTTGGTACGGGCTATTCCTCCATGGCATACCTCAAAGAATTACCCGCAAGCACACTCAAAATTGACCGCAAATTTGTCCAGGGTGTCCCTGATAACGCAGCTGACTGCCGCATATTGCGTGCGATGATTGTGTTCGCTAAAAGTCTTGACCTGACAATTGTGGTGGAAGGGGTAGAAACTCGCGAACAAGCGCGGATTTGCCGCGATTATGGTGCCGATTTATTGCAAGGTTATTTATTTTCAAAACCGCTTTCTCCCGCCGCATTTGAACAACTTTTGCGCAGCCATAGCGCACAAGAATGGACAAACCGTATGTCTACTCTGGGTGTCATGACGGGCTAA
- a CDS encoding DUF3313 family protein, whose translation MKTMKHTMTTIALVVLAASVITGCSFTKPHEKEAQLKADKAGLTAVEKTRFDGTFIAKGAEFSQYKKLLVEQLDLSDVKIRKQTGTNMVYDTPWELNDTDRRYYSERYTEALMNNLIADGTYSTAVQAGPDVMTVSAKVLEIAPLASKDDMKGRPNRMKVYSEGMGTMTLEISLYDSVSGKPLAIITDQRDLGKIWEENNRVTNNIQVRLAFNHWLRNLRTELDKVSDRH comes from the coding sequence ATGAAAACCATGAAACACACTATGACAACGATTGCACTGGTGGTGCTGGCAGCCAGTGTGATAACCGGTTGTTCATTTACCAAACCCCATGAAAAAGAGGCCCAGTTAAAAGCCGACAAAGCAGGCCTGACAGCCGTTGAGAAAACACGCTTTGATGGTACGTTTATCGCCAAAGGTGCGGAGTTTTCGCAATACAAAAAGTTGTTGGTTGAGCAACTGGATTTGAGCGATGTGAAAATCCGCAAACAGACGGGAACCAATATGGTTTACGACACGCCTTGGGAGTTGAATGACACAGATCGTCGCTATTATTCAGAGCGTTACACTGAAGCGCTGATGAATAATTTGATTGCCGATGGTACTTACTCAACCGCCGTGCAAGCAGGCCCGGATGTGATGACGGTATCTGCCAAAGTATTGGAAATTGCGCCTTTGGCTAGCAAAGACGATATGAAGGGCCGCCCCAACCGAATGAAAGTGTATAGCGAAGGTATGGGGACCATGACTCTGGAAATTTCGCTGTACGACTCCGTATCCGGTAAGCCGCTTGCGATTATTACTGACCAGCGTGATTTGGGAAAAATATGGGAGGAAAATAATCGGGTGACAAACAATATCCAGGTGCGTTTGGCGTTTAACCATTGGCTGCGTAATTTGCGCACCGAGCTGGATAAAGTATCGGATCGTCATTAA
- the trxB gene encoding thioredoxin-disulfide reductase — protein sequence MSDVQHHRLIILGSGPAGYTAAIYAARANLKPVVITGMQQGGQLTTTTEVENWPGGVHDLQGPDLMVQMQQHAERFDTQIVFDHIHETILTERPFKLIGSSTYTCDALIIATGASAQYLGLPSEEAYMGKGVSACATCDGFFYRDQKVAVVGGGNTAVEEALYLSNIASEVTLIHRRDKLKSEKILQDKLMAKVANGNIKVIWNHQLEEVLGNDSGVTGLRLKSTQDGATQEIDVAGVFIAIGHKPNTDIFEGQLDMHNGYIKVKSGLEGNATQTSIEGVYAAGDVADHIYRQAITSSGSGCMAALDAEKYLDDLK from the coding sequence ATGAGTGACGTACAACACCATCGCCTGATTATTCTCGGCTCCGGCCCTGCTGGTTACACTGCTGCTATTTACGCCGCACGTGCCAACCTGAAACCTGTGGTTATCACCGGCATGCAACAAGGCGGTCAATTGACCACCACCACCGAAGTAGAAAACTGGCCTGGTGGCGTTCATGACCTACAAGGTCCAGATTTGATGGTGCAAATGCAACAACATGCAGAGCGTTTTGATACCCAAATCGTGTTTGACCACATTCATGAGACCATCTTGACTGAACGTCCATTCAAACTGATTGGCTCTAGCACTTACACCTGCGATGCATTGATTATTGCTACCGGTGCATCAGCGCAATATCTGGGCTTGCCATCAGAAGAAGCTTACATGGGCAAAGGCGTAAGCGCGTGTGCAACCTGTGATGGATTCTTTTACCGCGACCAAAAAGTTGCCGTTGTTGGCGGCGGCAATACCGCTGTAGAGGAAGCACTGTATTTGTCCAATATCGCAAGTGAAGTCACGTTGATCCATCGTCGTGACAAACTGAAATCAGAGAAAATTCTGCAAGACAAACTGATGGCGAAAGTAGCCAACGGCAACATCAAGGTCATCTGGAACCATCAGTTGGAAGAAGTATTGGGTAACGATTCCGGTGTGACCGGATTGCGTTTAAAAAGCACGCAAGATGGCGCAACCCAGGAAATTGATGTTGCCGGTGTATTCATCGCCATCGGTCACAAACCTAACACCGATATTTTTGAAGGCCAGTTGGACATGCACAACGGCTATATCAAAGTAAAAAGCGGTCTGGAAGGCAACGCCACCCAAACCAGCATTGAAGGTGTATATGCAGCGGGTGATGTGGCCGACCACATTTATCGTCAGGCGATTACCTCTTCTGGCTCTGGTTGTATGGCGGCACTGGATGCTGAAAAGTATCTCGACGATTTGAAATAA
- the purL gene encoding phosphoribosylformylglycinamidine synthase, which produces MLILRGAPALSSFRTQKLLSSLQQRVPAVTGVSSEFVHFANVSSPLSDAQQQVLKQLLTYGPKVEQEASHDGELFLVVPRLGTISPWASKATDIAKNTGLENVKRIERGIAYYVTGAAAADRAAIAALLHDRMVETVFDSLEAAEQLFIQQQPAAQTSVDILGGGRAALVEANKSLGLALAEDEIDYLVESFTHLGRNPIDVELMMFAQANSEHCRHKIFNASWTIDGEEQQRSLFKMIKNTNEVGGEDVLSAYADNAAVVVGHEAGRFYPNPETKAYEYTQQPIHILMKVETHNHPTAISPFSGAGTGAGGEIRDEGAVGRGSKPKVGLTGFTVSNLQIPGFEQPWEQNYGKPNRIVNALDIMIEGPIGGAAFNNEFGRPNICGYFRTFEENFDGERRGYHKPIMLAGGYGNIKTEHIEKPPFGAGTKLVVLGGPAMLIGLGGGAASSMTSGSSSEDLDFASVQRQNPEMERRCQEVIDACWQLGDKNPIAFIHDVGAGGLSNAFPELVKDGGTGGKFELRNVPNDEPSMSPLAIWCNESQERYVLAIAPADLPRFEAICQRERAAYAVVGEATDEKHLLVNDKHFDAKPVDLPMSVLFGKPPKMHRVAEKHTAKTSEFSTAGIELKEAAERVLKHPAVASKNFLITIGDRSVTGMVARDQMVGPWQVPVADVAVTTISYDSYAGEAMSMGERTPVALLDAPASGRMAIAEAITNIAATRIAKLSDVKLSANWMCAAGHKGEEEKLYRTVEAVGMELCPALGITIPVGKDSMSMRTAWKEGDENKAVTAPLSLVISAFSPVVDVRQTLTPQLRTDKGDTDLILVDLGNGKNRLGGSILAQVYNQLGQTPADLDSAEQLKNFFNATQASLAANELLAYHDRSDGGLFATIAEMAFAGHTGVSINLDGLGEDALAVLFSEEAGAVVQVARAQSAAVQKRFADAGLKVNVIGGLNSSDSLNISLNGKVLFDQPRAQLQALWSETSYRIQALRDNPVCAEQEFAAITKPNPGLSVKLSYDQNDDVAAPFINTGVRPAIAVLREQGVNGHVEMAAAFDRAGFKAVDVHMSDLLSGRVSLEQFKGLVACGGFSYGDVLGAGEGWSKTILFNNKVRDEFERFFHRNDTFSLGVCNGCQMMSNLKNLIPGADHWPRFVRNLSEQFEARFSLVQVQESSSVLFKGMSGSHMPVAVAHGEGYAEFANADALNVCNESGTVALRFIDNNLQATETYPANPNGSPLGITSVASKDGRVTIMMPHPERVFRAVTNSWKPDDWKDDGAWLRLFRNARVFVS; this is translated from the coding sequence ATGTTAATCCTGCGTGGCGCTCCCGCTCTTTCCAGTTTCCGTACCCAAAAACTCCTGTCCAGTCTGCAACAACGCGTTCCTGCGGTGACCGGTGTCAGCTCGGAATTTGTCCACTTTGCCAATGTGTCTTCCCCCTTGAGTGATGCTCAACAGCAAGTTCTCAAGCAGTTGCTGACCTATGGCCCCAAAGTAGAGCAAGAAGCCAGTCATGATGGTGAGTTATTCCTTGTGGTTCCTCGCCTCGGTACGATTTCCCCTTGGGCATCCAAGGCCACGGATATTGCCAAAAATACCGGTTTGGAAAATGTGAAGCGCATTGAGCGCGGTATTGCTTACTATGTGACTGGCGCTGCTGCTGCTGATCGCGCCGCTATTGCTGCCCTGTTACATGACCGCATGGTGGAAACGGTATTTGATAGTTTGGAAGCGGCAGAACAGTTATTTATCCAACAGCAACCGGCAGCACAAACCTCGGTAGATATCCTCGGCGGTGGTCGTGCCGCTCTGGTAGAGGCGAATAAATCCCTCGGTTTGGCGCTGGCCGAAGACGAAATCGATTATCTCGTAGAAAGCTTCACCCATTTGGGCCGCAACCCGATCGATGTCGAGTTGATGATGTTTGCCCAAGCCAACTCCGAGCACTGCCGCCATAAAATCTTCAATGCGTCATGGACTATCGACGGTGAAGAGCAGCAGCGCAGTCTGTTCAAAATGATCAAAAACACCAATGAAGTGGGCGGTGAAGATGTACTTTCCGCTTATGCCGATAACGCTGCGGTAGTGGTTGGCCACGAAGCAGGGCGCTTCTATCCGAACCCTGAAACCAAAGCCTACGAATACACCCAACAGCCAATTCATATATTGATGAAGGTGGAAACCCACAACCATCCAACCGCAATTTCTCCGTTCTCGGGTGCAGGTACCGGTGCCGGTGGTGAAATTCGCGATGAAGGTGCTGTTGGCCGCGGCTCCAAGCCTAAAGTTGGCTTGACCGGTTTCACCGTATCCAACCTGCAGATCCCTGGTTTTGAGCAGCCCTGGGAACAGAATTACGGTAAACCTAATCGCATCGTGAATGCGCTCGACATCATGATCGAAGGCCCCATTGGCGGTGCGGCGTTTAACAATGAATTTGGTCGCCCGAATATTTGCGGTTATTTCCGTACCTTTGAAGAAAACTTTGACGGCGAGCGTCGCGGTTACCACAAGCCAATTATGTTGGCGGGTGGTTACGGCAATATCAAAACTGAACATATCGAGAAACCGCCCTTCGGCGCGGGCACCAAGCTTGTTGTTCTCGGTGGCCCGGCGATGTTGATCGGCCTTGGTGGTGGTGCTGCGTCTTCGATGACTTCCGGTTCTTCCTCTGAAGATCTGGACTTCGCCTCCGTACAACGCCAGAACCCCGAAATGGAGCGTCGCTGTCAGGAAGTGATCGACGCCTGTTGGCAGTTGGGTGATAAAAACCCCATCGCGTTTATTCACGATGTTGGCGCAGGTGGTCTCTCCAACGCATTTCCTGAGCTGGTAAAAGACGGCGGCACCGGCGGCAAGTTTGAATTGCGCAATGTACCCAATGATGAGCCGAGCATGAGCCCATTGGCGATTTGGTGTAACGAATCGCAAGAGCGTTATGTGCTGGCGATTGCGCCGGCAGACCTGCCGCGCTTTGAAGCCATTTGCCAACGCGAGCGCGCGGCTTACGCTGTTGTCGGTGAAGCGACTGACGAAAAACATTTGTTGGTTAATGACAAACATTTCGATGCAAAACCGGTTGATTTACCAATGTCAGTATTGTTTGGCAAACCGCCAAAAATGCATCGCGTTGCGGAAAAGCACACTGCAAAAACTAGCGAGTTCAGCACTGCTGGTATTGAATTAAAAGAGGCTGCTGAGCGCGTTCTTAAACACCCAGCGGTAGCGAGCAAAAATTTCCTGATCACCATCGGCGACCGTTCGGTAACCGGTATGGTTGCACGCGATCAAATGGTTGGTCCGTGGCAAGTTCCTGTTGCCGATGTTGCGGTAACTACCATCAGCTATGACTCCTACGCAGGAGAAGCGATGAGTATGGGCGAGCGCACACCGGTTGCTTTGTTGGATGCGCCAGCATCTGGTCGCATGGCGATTGCGGAAGCGATTACCAATATCGCCGCAACGCGTATTGCAAAACTGTCTGATGTAAAACTGTCAGCCAACTGGATGTGCGCTGCTGGCCATAAAGGCGAAGAAGAAAAACTGTATCGCACAGTAGAAGCCGTTGGTATGGAATTGTGCCCGGCACTGGGCATTACGATTCCGGTTGGAAAAGATTCCATGTCCATGCGCACGGCGTGGAAAGAGGGCGATGAAAACAAAGCGGTAACTGCGCCGCTGTCGTTGGTAATTTCTGCGTTCTCGCCTGTGGTCGATGTGCGTCAAACCTTGACTCCACAATTGCGTACAGACAAAGGCGATACTGATTTAATTCTGGTTGATCTCGGCAACGGTAAAAACCGCTTGGGCGGTTCTATTCTCGCGCAGGTTTACAACCAGCTTGGTCAAACACCTGCGGATCTGGATTCTGCTGAGCAACTCAAAAACTTTTTTAATGCAACGCAAGCAAGTCTTGCTGCCAATGAATTGCTCGCATACCACGACCGCTCTGATGGTGGTTTATTCGCGACCATTGCAGAAATGGCTTTCGCTGGTCATACCGGTGTAAGCATTAATTTGGATGGCTTGGGTGAAGATGCGCTTGCTGTACTGTTCAGTGAAGAAGCGGGTGCCGTAGTACAAGTTGCGCGTGCGCAATCTGCTGCAGTGCAGAAACGTTTTGCTGATGCGGGATTAAAAGTCAATGTCATCGGTGGTTTGAACAGCAGCGATTCTTTAAATATCAGCCTGAACGGAAAAGTATTGTTCGATCAACCGCGCGCGCAATTGCAAGCGCTGTGGAGCGAAACCAGTTATCGCATTCAAGCGCTGCGTGACAACCCTGTGTGCGCAGAACAAGAATTTGCCGCGATTACAAAGCCAAATCCTGGTTTGAGCGTAAAACTCAGCTACGACCAAAATGACGATGTTGCTGCTCCGTTCATTAACACTGGCGTTCGTCCTGCTATCGCCGTGTTGCGTGAGCAGGGTGTTAATGGTCACGTGGAAATGGCGGCGGCATTTGATCGCGCTGGTTTCAAAGCCGTTGATGTGCACATGAGCGATTTGCTTTCAGGTCGTGTATCACTGGAACAATTCAAAGGCTTGGTTGCCTGCGGTGGTTTCTCTTACGGTGACGTATTGGGTGCGGGTGAGGGTTGGTCGAAAACCATTTTGTTTAACAACAAAGTGCGCGATGAATTCGAACGTTTCTTCCATCGCAACGACACTTTCAGTTTGGGTGTATGTAACGGTTGCCAGATGATGTCCAACCTGAAAAATCTGATTCCCGGTGCTGATCATTGGCCGCGTTTTGTGCGTAACTTGTCTGAGCAATTTGAAGCGCGTTTTAGCTTGGTACAAGTACAGGAATCGTCATCCGTTTTGTTTAAAGGTATGAGCGGTTCGCATATGCCAGTAGCGGTTGCACACGGTGAAGGCTATGCCGAATTTGCCAATGCAGATGCGCTGAACGTGTGTAACGAGAGTGGCACGGTTGCGCTGCGTTTTATCGACAACAATTTGCAAGCAACTGAAACCTATCCGGCTAACCCGAACGGTTCTCCATTGGGTATTACCAGCGTTGCCAGCAAAGATGGTCGCGTCACCATTATGATGCCGCACCCCGAGCGCGTATTCCGCGCAGTGACCAACTCCTGGAAACCGGATGATTGGAAAGACGATGGTGCATGGTTGCGCTTGTTCCGCAATGCGCGCGTGTTTGTGAGTTAA